One genomic region from Lacerta agilis isolate rLacAgi1 chromosome 13, rLacAgi1.pri, whole genome shotgun sequence encodes:
- the ARPIN gene encoding arpin isoform X3, which translates to MASYKVEAKGKTDRMTPEELECLVIKPELVKVTQPYTPSQAVAFWLPESEMEKMELEVGMEIRLRTLGDGPFVFSLAKLDVGTVTKCNFAGDQQAGASWTDNILAFKDHREPSNEPRGHGDGAEDAEWDD; encoded by the exons ATGGCATCCTACA AGGTGGAGGCCAAGGGTAAGACTGACAGGATGACCCCAGAAGAGCTGGAGTGCCTGGTGATCAAGCCAGAGTTGGTGAAGGTGACACAGCCCTACACACCCAGCCAGGCTGTGGCCTTCTGGCTGCCTGAGAGTGAGATGGAGAAGATGGAGCTGGAGGTGGGGATGGAGATCCGCCTGAGGACTCTGGGAGATGGACCCTTTGTCT tcTCCTTAGCCAAGCTGGATGTGGGGACAGTGACCAAGTGCAATTTTGCTGGTGACCAGCAGGCCGGGGCCTCCTGGACAGACAACATCTTGGCTTTCAAGGATCACAGGGAACCGTCCAATGAGCCCCGAGGACATGGGGATGGTGCAGAAGATGCTGAATGG GATGACTGA